The region ACCCTTAGAAAACAAGATTATAAGCTACTTAAAACGTTAGGCGAATCTCTTGGATGCAAAACCTACAAGGTAAATCCAGATCAAAGACCTGCTTTACATCTGGCAGCTGTTTTTGTAAATAATTTTACTAATCAGATATACAGAATTGCTCATGAGATTACCGAAAAACATGGTGCCGAATTTGATATTTTGAAACCGCTAATTACAGAAACTGCAAGAAAAATACAAGACGTTTCACCATATATGGCACAAACAGGACCAGCAAAGCGAAATGACAAAAAAACTATAAAAAGACATTTAAAATTACTGGATAATCAACACCATGAAGCCATTTACAAATTGCTAACCTCATCTATCAAAAAAACGCATGGACAATAAAAGCTATAAAGAATATTTACATCAAATAACAACATTTATTTTTGACGTAGATGGTGTATTAACTAACGGGATGGTTACTATCACTACTTCTGGAGAAATGATAAGACATATGAATGTTAAAGACGGTTATGCTATAAAACAAGCACTAAACCATGGATTTAATGTTTGTATTATCTCTGGAGGTACTAATGAAGGAGTAAGACTACGTTTGCAACACCTTGGCGTTAAAGATGTGTATTTAGGTGCTCATAAAAAAATTGAACCATTTGAAGAGTACTTACATAACTACAAAATCAAACCAGAACAGGTGTTGTATATGGGTGACGATATACCTGATGTGCCAGTTTTAAAATTGGTTGGTTTGGCAACTTGTCCGCAAGATGCTGTTCAAGAGGTGAAACGTATTTCAAAATATATTTCTCATAAATTAGGAGGTGAAGGTTGTGTAAGAGACGTTATTGAGCAAGTACTAAAAGTACAAGATAAATGGGATAGCAATTTTGATGCACAGACGTATTAACAGCATAATTAGATAATTAACCATCAATTTAAATAATTACAACCTTGAAACTACTTAAACTTATAAGATATAAAAACTTGCTACTCATTGCATTAGTACAAATTTTAATTAAGTATGCGCTATTTCCTTCGTTAAATATGCTTATTGATGGTCAACAAGTATTTGTATCAACCACACTAACTCATTTTCAATTTGTATTATTGATACTTTCTACACTTTGTATTGCAGCTGGAGGATATATTATTAACGACATTTTTGATGTTGAGGCTGACAAAATTAACAAACCCAAGCAACAAATTATTGGTCAACATATTACTACAGAACAAGGTTATAACTATTATATGGCTTTAACAGTTATAGGTGTTGTGCTAGGGTTTTATTTATCGCATATTGTAGGTGTTAGTAGCTTTTTTGCCATTTTTGTTATTATTGCTGCGCTACTCTACATTTATTCTTCTTTCCTGCAACACATGCTTCTGGTTGGCAATATTATAATAAGTATGTTGGTTGGTCTAAGCCTTATGATTGTTGGTGTTTTTGAATTATTTCCAGCTATTACACCTCAAAATCAATTTATTCAATCGTCCATGCTAGAGGTACTTTTTGATTATGCTGTTTTTGCATTTTTAATATCATTAATAAGAGAAATTGTAAAAGACATACAAGACGTAGATGGCGACTATAAAGCGCAACTTAAAACCTTACCAATTGTATTGGGTAAGGATAGAGCAGCAAAAATAGCGTTTGGAATAACAGTAATTTCAATATTGGTTTTAGTGTATTATTTAGCATCGTTTTTATTCATGCAAAAAATTGTTGTTATTTATTTTATAGTAACAGTTGTTGGACCATTAATATATATTGCAATAAAACTATTTACAGCTGAACATAAAAAAGACTTCAAAACCATAAGTAATTTGCTTAAATTAGTCATGCTATTTGGTATGTTGTCTATGATAATATATTTATTAACAAAATAAATTATGCTCAAAGAAAAACTTAAAAATCGACATATTATTTTAGCATCTGGATCACCCAGACGTCAACAGTTTTTCAGAGATTTAGGTTTGGATTTTGAAGTCCGTTTAAAACACATAAAAGAAGAATATCCAAATAAATTACTCCATTTTGAAATCAGTGACTATCTAGCACAACTTAAATCGCTTCCCTTTTTAGATGAACTAAAAGATAACGATATCTTGGTAACTAGTGACACTATTGTTTGGCACAATAATACTGCTTTAGGCAAACCCAGAAATAAAGATGAAGCATTTGCTATGCTTAAGGCCTTAAGCGATGACACACACGAAGTTATCACTTCTGTTTGTATGCGTACAAAAAAGTATCAAAAAACGGTTAATGCTGTTACAAAAGTTAGCTTTAAAAGTTTTACAGACGAAGAAATTTGGCACTACATAAACACTTATGCTCCTATGGACAAAGCAGGTGCTTATGGCATCCAAGAATGGATTGGACAAATTGGTGTTATTGGTATAGAAGGCTCTTTTTTTAACGTTGTTGGTATGCCAACACATCTTGTTTACGAAACGTTAAATACCATTGCAGACGAGTTTTAGAGTTGTATTTTTATACTAAATAAAATCGACTATGAAAACCCTTAAAACACTCCTATTTGTTACAACAATACTACTTTTTAGCTGTAATAAAAATAACAGAGTTAATATAAAAGATGTTGCCAAAACTACAGTTATAGATTTAGACATAACAGAAGAATCAACATACAAACCCAACAAACAATTCAATGACTATTGGTATGCAGGTGAAGCAGAAATCACGTCCTACAAATTAGAACAAGCACGTTACGGAGAAATTAGAGAAGGTCATGCAGTTTTAGTTTACGTCACAGAATCTTTTTTAGCAGAGGCACAAGTTAAAGCAGACCAGAGTAACACTTCAAATATTAATGTTTTAAAATTAAATAGTACTAAAAACTTCAATACAGGAATTTACCCTTATTCTATAATGCAAAGTACATTTTATCCTGTAGCAAACAACCAACATGCTATAAAAGTTAGTGCCTCTATACAAGAATGGTGTGGACAAGTCTACACACAACTTAATAACAGAGAGCAGTTTCAAGTAACGTCTCACTCGTATTTTCAATGGGAAGCAGACCAACAATTTACGTTAGAAAAAACAGTGTTAGAAAACGAAATTTGGACACAACTTCGTATTAACCCAAACAGTTTACCAACAGGTTATTTTTCTATAATTCCAAATTTAGAATTTATTAGACTCAATCATAAACCTTTAAAAGGTTATAACGCTTTCGCGGAAAACGCGCCAGGAAAATTTAAGCTTACCATTAAAGATTTGGATAAGATATTAGAGATATACTACAATCCAGAATTTCCTTATGATATTAAATCTTGGTCAGAAACCACCAATGGTTTAACTACAAAAGCAACTAAACTTAAAAGTATAAAATCTGCCTACTGGAATAAAAATAGTAATACAGATTTGGACTTAAGAAAAACCTTAGACTTAGAATAAAAACTATATTTGTTTTACAATTAAACTAAGTTATGTTTTTAGACAATTTTAAAACAGAATTAATCAATTCGGCTATTATTTTAGCCATATTTCTTGTTATTCGTTTTACTGTAAAACTATTCATTAAAAAAATTGGTCAAAAAAGCGGAATTAACGATGCTAGAATCGGATTAATTTCTCGTTACACAACAGTGACACTATTTTTAATTTTCATCTTATTTGTAGCCTATATTTTTGGAGCAAAATTTGAAGATTTAGCAGTAATTTTCTCTTCTGTATTTGCAGTTATTGGTATTGGTCTATTTGCCATTTGGTCCATATTAAGCAACGTGACTTCGGGAATAATTATGTTTTTTTCGTTTCCATACAAAGTGGGAGACAAAATTAAAATTCATGATAAAGACGCACCAATTGAAGCCATAATAGAAGATATACGTGCATTTCAACTACATCTTAGGTTGGATAATGGCGACTTAGTCACTTACCCGAACAATCTAATTCTACAAAAAGCTGTAACTTTAGTTCAGAAAGATGCTATCGAAGATTTTGGAGATATGCATTAAACGGTAAGTATGGCTAAAAAAAGACAAAAAAAACGTACCCAAAATTATAAAAAACAGATAGGTCAAGTTCCTGGTGCATTAATTTATACAGGAGCCAAAGAAGATAAATCTTTACATCTGCATGTTTTTGATTATAATGATGATGACTGTAAGGAAGCAGATCTGGACTCTGTAGAAGATGCCTTTCGTTTTAAAGATTCAGAAACCATAACTTGGTTTAATCTTAACGGTCTAAACTTTATTAATGAAATTGAAAAAATTGGTAATTACTACAAATTACATCCACTAATTCTGGAAGATATTGTAAATACTACTCAGCGTCCTAAAATAGACGAGTATAATGACTATATATTTATTGTCTTAAAAATGATGTACTACGATGAAACCGAAAACATCGTTGCAGAGCAAGTTAGCTTTGTACTGGGTAAAAATTACGTACTAACCTTTCAGGAAGCCGAAGGCGATGTTTTTGATAACGTTAGAGAACGAATACGCACTAAAAAAGGACGCGTTCGTGTACATGAATCGGATTATCTATTATATGCCTTAATAGACGCCATAGTTGATAATTATTATGCAATCATTGAGACTATGGGTAATAAAATTGAGGATTTAGAGGACGATCTATTTACAGGCTTAACTCAAGAAGAAATTTCACAACAAATACAAAACCTGAAAAGAGAAATTCTAAAAATAAGACGTGCTATTTTCCCACTTCGTGAAATAATCAATCGACTTGAAAAAAGTGAAAATGGATTAATTGACGAAAAAACCACACACTTTTTTAGAGACGTTTACGACCATGTTATACAAGTCACAGAAACCATAGACATTTACCGTGAAATGATTTGGAGTTTAATGGATATGTATATGACAACCATTAGCAACAAAATGAATGAAGTCATGAAAGTATTAACCATTATTGCTACCATATTTATACCATTAACCTTTATTGCTGGTATCTATGGGATGAATTTTGTAAACATGCCAGAACTACACTATAAATACGGTTATCATATTGTTTGGATTGTGATGATTGTAATATTTGTTGGAATGCTTATTTACTTTAAACGTAAAAAATGGCTGTAAACAAGTAAGCAGTAAAATACTCCATTGAGTTGGTTTAATTAAACTTCTACTTCGGGCAAAGTCTGAAATATAAAAATCAAAGTATAGTTTTTACTAGTATTGCATCATTATCAATTTTTTTCTCTCTTTTACAAGTCCAATCACAATAAAATATTGAGATAATGCATAAAATAACATAATTGTATACTGGTTGTAAGCTATAGTTTCGCTGTAAAACTCTTTTAAAAGCGTAATACTATCAGAAAACATAGAAAACACAACTCCAATTAAAACTAAAAAATAACTAATATTATTTACTTCAGAACGTCTTAAAAAAGCAAACTGTGCAGTTAACATAACAATAAATAAATAAATTAAAACTGGAATAAAATAGCTATTAAGATTGTCATAAATAATCATCATAACTACACTCATATATGAAAAGCAAAACAAAAGAA is a window of Olleya sp. YS DNA encoding:
- a CDS encoding DUF2520 domain-containing protein — translated: MIKIVLLGAGNVATHLYKAFKSPSNIEVVQWYNRNKKTIEAYKNEVNVTDNINQLVDADVYIIAVNDDVIETLSSALPFDNRLVVHTSGSASLYDIDKKQYRGVFYPLQTFSKTVDLDFTTVPICIETLRKQDYKLLKTLGESLGCKTYKVNPDQRPALHLAAVFVNNFTNQIYRIAHEITEKHGAEFDILKPLITETARKIQDVSPYMAQTGPAKRNDKKTIKRHLKLLDNQHHEAIYKLLTSSIKKTHGQ
- a CDS encoding HAD-IIIA family hydrolase; this translates as MDNKSYKEYLHQITTFIFDVDGVLTNGMVTITTSGEMIRHMNVKDGYAIKQALNHGFNVCIISGGTNEGVRLRLQHLGVKDVYLGAHKKIEPFEEYLHNYKIKPEQVLYMGDDIPDVPVLKLVGLATCPQDAVQEVKRISKYISHKLGGEGCVRDVIEQVLKVQDKWDSNFDAQTY
- a CDS encoding geranylgeranylglycerol-phosphate geranylgeranyltransferase codes for the protein MKLLKLIRYKNLLLIALVQILIKYALFPSLNMLIDGQQVFVSTTLTHFQFVLLILSTLCIAAGGYIINDIFDVEADKINKPKQQIIGQHITTEQGYNYYMALTVIGVVLGFYLSHIVGVSSFFAIFVIIAALLYIYSSFLQHMLLVGNIIISMLVGLSLMIVGVFELFPAITPQNQFIQSSMLEVLFDYAVFAFLISLIREIVKDIQDVDGDYKAQLKTLPIVLGKDRAAKIAFGITVISILVLVYYLASFLFMQKIVVIYFIVTVVGPLIYIAIKLFTAEHKKDFKTISNLLKLVMLFGMLSMIIYLLTK
- a CDS encoding Maf family nucleotide pyrophosphatase, with translation MLKEKLKNRHIILASGSPRRQQFFRDLGLDFEVRLKHIKEEYPNKLLHFEISDYLAQLKSLPFLDELKDNDILVTSDTIVWHNNTALGKPRNKDEAFAMLKALSDDTHEVITSVCMRTKKYQKTVNAVTKVSFKSFTDEEIWHYINTYAPMDKAGAYGIQEWIGQIGVIGIEGSFFNVVGMPTHLVYETLNTIADEF
- a CDS encoding septum formation inhibitor Maf, encoding MKTLKTLLFVTTILLFSCNKNNRVNIKDVAKTTVIDLDITEESTYKPNKQFNDYWYAGEAEITSYKLEQARYGEIREGHAVLVYVTESFLAEAQVKADQSNTSNINVLKLNSTKNFNTGIYPYSIMQSTFYPVANNQHAIKVSASIQEWCGQVYTQLNNREQFQVTSHSYFQWEADQQFTLEKTVLENEIWTQLRINPNSLPTGYFSIIPNLEFIRLNHKPLKGYNAFAENAPGKFKLTIKDLDKILEIYYNPEFPYDIKSWSETTNGLTTKATKLKSIKSAYWNKNSNTDLDLRKTLDLE
- a CDS encoding mechanosensitive ion channel domain-containing protein, producing the protein MFLDNFKTELINSAIILAIFLVIRFTVKLFIKKIGQKSGINDARIGLISRYTTVTLFLIFILFVAYIFGAKFEDLAVIFSSVFAVIGIGLFAIWSILSNVTSGIIMFFSFPYKVGDKIKIHDKDAPIEAIIEDIRAFQLHLRLDNGDLVTYPNNLILQKAVTLVQKDAIEDFGDMH
- the corA gene encoding magnesium/cobalt transporter CorA, whose translation is MAKKRQKKRTQNYKKQIGQVPGALIYTGAKEDKSLHLHVFDYNDDDCKEADLDSVEDAFRFKDSETITWFNLNGLNFINEIEKIGNYYKLHPLILEDIVNTTQRPKIDEYNDYIFIVLKMMYYDETENIVAEQVSFVLGKNYVLTFQEAEGDVFDNVRERIRTKKGRVRVHESDYLLYALIDAIVDNYYAIIETMGNKIEDLEDDLFTGLTQEEISQQIQNLKREILKIRRAIFPLREIINRLEKSENGLIDEKTTHFFRDVYDHVIQVTETIDIYREMIWSLMDMYMTTISNKMNEVMKVLTIIATIFIPLTFIAGIYGMNFVNMPELHYKYGYHIVWIVMIVIFVGMLIYFKRKKWL